One genomic window of Paenibacillus xylanilyticus includes the following:
- a CDS encoding 2-isopropylmalate synthase, with protein MTTEMNKRKIEIFDTTLRDGEQAPGASLQPEQKIELAHQLAALGIDVIEPGFPISSPGEFAAVQAISRQLQNVEICGFARAVKGDIDAAVKATADAARRRIHLFISSSDIHIEHQLRRPRSEVVATAREMVSYARQFTDIVEFTAMDAARTKMDDLIEMIEVAIEAGASIINLPDTVGYALPHEYGEMFRRVREGARGGDQVRYSAHCHNDLGLAVANSLAAIANGASQIEVTINGIGERTGNCALEELIMALETRGDAIGATTNIKLNQLYETSRQISRAMHFPIAYNKPVVGRNAFQHESGIHQDGLLKNRNTYEIMDPEALGIPRSMIILGKHSGRHALKDRVRKYGFEPDEQQMEQLYEVFKETADKQKVVSDDQLLQMVSQTMNIPAQDYELVELQVTAGSMTDRMAAVRIRTGAGEQTYSAVGSGPVEAAIRAIGQSISDDISFVDMEIHALSGGEEATAEAAVAVERAGREFRGTATHNDIVMAAGLAYVAACNAAGLKAESTESDKSVHV; from the coding sequence ATGACAACGGAAATGAACAAGCGGAAAATTGAGATTTTTGATACCACACTGCGTGATGGAGAACAGGCACCTGGCGCCAGTCTGCAGCCGGAACAAAAAATTGAGCTGGCTCACCAGCTGGCTGCGCTTGGCATTGACGTCATTGAGCCTGGATTCCCGATCTCCAGCCCAGGGGAGTTCGCGGCGGTTCAGGCGATATCCAGACAACTGCAAAACGTGGAAATTTGCGGGTTCGCCCGTGCGGTCAAAGGAGACATAGACGCTGCAGTGAAAGCAACAGCTGATGCTGCACGACGCCGGATTCACCTGTTCATCTCTTCTTCAGATATCCACATTGAGCACCAATTGCGCCGTCCACGCAGTGAGGTTGTCGCTACTGCACGGGAGATGGTGTCCTATGCACGCCAGTTTACCGACATTGTGGAATTCACGGCGATGGATGCAGCCCGAACCAAAATGGATGACCTGATCGAGATGATTGAGGTAGCTATTGAAGCTGGGGCCAGCATCATCAATCTGCCGGATACCGTCGGTTACGCGCTGCCCCATGAATACGGAGAGATGTTCCGCCGTGTCCGCGAGGGGGCCAGAGGTGGCGATCAAGTACGGTATAGCGCCCACTGTCATAATGATCTGGGACTTGCAGTGGCCAACAGTTTGGCTGCGATCGCGAACGGGGCTTCCCAGATCGAAGTAACGATCAACGGAATTGGGGAGCGTACAGGTAACTGTGCATTGGAGGAGCTGATCATGGCACTGGAGACACGCGGAGATGCCATTGGTGCTACAACGAATATCAAATTGAATCAGCTATACGAGACGTCCCGCCAGATCAGCCGCGCCATGCACTTCCCGATTGCTTATAACAAGCCGGTGGTCGGACGCAATGCGTTCCAGCATGAATCGGGAATTCACCAGGATGGACTGCTGAAAAATCGGAACACCTATGAAATCATGGACCCTGAAGCGTTGGGTATTCCGCGCAGCATGATCATTCTGGGAAAACATTCGGGTCGTCACGCCCTGAAAGACCGTGTTCGCAAGTACGGTTTCGAACCGGATGAGCAGCAAATGGAACAATTGTACGAAGTGTTCAAGGAAACGGCCGACAAGCAAAAAGTGGTCAGTGACGATCAGCTGCTTCAAATGGTCAGCCAGACGATGAACATTCCTGCGCAGGATTATGAGCTGGTTGAACTGCAGGTAACGGCAGGCAGCATGACAGATCGGATGGCAGCCGTTCGGATCCGGACAGGTGCGGGCGAACAGACGTATTCTGCCGTTGGCAGCGGACCGGTAGAAGCAGCCATCCGTGCGATCGGTCAGAGTATTTCCGATGATATCAGCTTCGTGGATATGGAAATCCATGCGCTGAGCGGAGGAGAAGAGGCGACAGCAGAGGCGGCTGTTGCTGTGGAACGTGCAGGACGGGAATTCAGAGGAACGGCTACGCACAATGATATTGTTATGGCAGCAGGTCTTGCTTATGTGGCAGCATGTAACGCTGCGGGACTCAAGGCAGAGTCAACGGAAAGCGACAAGTCGGTACACGTATAG